A genome region from Cyanobacterium sp. T60_A2020_053 includes the following:
- a CDS encoding PD-(D/E)XK nuclease family protein, whose amino-acid sequence MNKKYWHLSQSHLNNLEKCPRQFIDAYFKQLTNFHKFDENNSTEWGSLFHRLMQQKKLNLPLTNILNQKQDLQESLSALHTAINDLCEDQDIISSEAEVKLQLKWLDKYIFTVVYDQLILKPNQAIIFDWKTYLKPTKIDYLVNNWQTKLYLFVLTEIMDYAPENISFIYWFVKLPNNPESYQINYDQKSHDKNKLELETLLSKLTTLNDESYDYDKCLNYRQCHNQCRYYSSSYSHENDDDLQLLPQTLNEVAEVEL is encoded by the coding sequence ATGAATAAAAAATATTGGCATTTATCCCAAAGTCATCTTAATAACTTAGAAAAATGTCCCCGTCAATTTATTGATGCTTATTTTAAACAACTGACAAATTTTCATAAATTTGATGAAAATAACAGCACGGAATGGGGGAGTTTATTTCATCGATTAATGCAACAAAAAAAACTAAATTTACCATTAACAAATATTCTTAATCAAAAACAAGATTTACAAGAGTCTCTCAGCGCCCTCCACACTGCGATTAATGATTTATGTGAAGATCAAGATATAATTAGTAGTGAAGCAGAAGTTAAATTACAACTAAAATGGTTAGATAAATATATTTTTACTGTGGTGTATGATCAATTAATTTTAAAACCCAATCAGGCTATTATTTTCGATTGGAAAACATATTTAAAACCAACTAAAATTGACTATTTAGTGAATAATTGGCAAACAAAATTATATTTATTTGTCCTTACAGAAATTATGGACTATGCCCCTGAAAATATCAGCTTTATTTATTGGTTTGTTAAATTACCAAATAATCCTGAAAGTTATCAGATTAATTATGATCAAAAAAGCCATGATAAAAATAAATTAGAGTTAGAAACTTTATTATCAAAATTAACTACATTGAATGATGAAAGTTATGATTATGATAAGTGCTTAAATTATCGTCAATGTCATAATCAATGTCGTTATTATAGCTCGTCATATTCCCATGAAAATGATGATGATTTACAATTATTACCCCAAACTTTAAATGAAGTAGCAGAGGTGGAATTATGA